One Ictalurus punctatus breed USDA103 chromosome 21, Coco_2.0, whole genome shotgun sequence genomic window carries:
- the cdkn1a gene encoding cyclin-dependent kinase inhibitor 1 isoform X1 has protein sequence MSECVWVHTHTHTNTFSLIQAELMCVMMSSPVLGTLCRGGVEGGVGGSARRCLFGSVDHEELQRDYTLLMRAELQDASRRWNFDFIANKPHVGGDIEWVVLPEARVPSLYHDCTVGPVPRPKGAGPASDLEEDDVPKTPERCEGAEKHTLKRKQTNITDFYQAKRRVVTSRKSGQ, from the exons atgagtgagtgtgtctgggtacacacacacactcacaccaacaCCTTCAGTCTGATCCAGGCTGAGCTGATG tgtgtgatgatgtcatcGCCGGTGTTGGGGACATTGTGTAGAGGTGGTGTTGAGGGTGGTGTTGGTGGTTCTGCTCGGCGGTGTTTGTTCGGTTCAGTGGATCATGAGGAGCTGCAGCGTGACTACACACTGCTGATGAGGGCGGAGCTTCAGGACGCTTCACGCCGCTGGAACTTTGACTTCATTGCCAACAAACCGCATGTGGGCGGCGACATCGAGTGGGTGGTGCTTCCTGAGGCTCGAGTTCCTTCTCTTTACCATGATTGCACAGTAGGGCCAGTTCCTCGACCAAAAGGGGCGGGACCAGCGTCTGATCTCGAGGAGGACGACGTTCCTAAAACACCTGAGCGATGTGAAGgtgcagagaaacacacactgaagaggaaACAGACCAACATcacag ATTTCTATCAGGCCAA
- the cdkn1a gene encoding cyclin-dependent kinase inhibitor 1 isoform X2: MMSSPVLGTLCRGGVEGGVGGSARRCLFGSVDHEELQRDYTLLMRAELQDASRRWNFDFIANKPHVGGDIEWVVLPEARVPSLYHDCTVGPVPRPKGAGPASDLEEDDVPKTPERCEGAEKHTLKRKQTNITDFYQAKRRVVTSRKSGQ, translated from the exons atgatgtcatcGCCGGTGTTGGGGACATTGTGTAGAGGTGGTGTTGAGGGTGGTGTTGGTGGTTCTGCTCGGCGGTGTTTGTTCGGTTCAGTGGATCATGAGGAGCTGCAGCGTGACTACACACTGCTGATGAGGGCGGAGCTTCAGGACGCTTCACGCCGCTGGAACTTTGACTTCATTGCCAACAAACCGCATGTGGGCGGCGACATCGAGTGGGTGGTGCTTCCTGAGGCTCGAGTTCCTTCTCTTTACCATGATTGCACAGTAGGGCCAGTTCCTCGACCAAAAGGGGCGGGACCAGCGTCTGATCTCGAGGAGGACGACGTTCCTAAAACACCTGAGCGATGTGAAGgtgcagagaaacacacactgaagaggaaACAGACCAACATcacag ATTTCTATCAGGCCAA